A genomic region of Eucalyptus grandis isolate ANBG69807.140 chromosome 5, ASM1654582v1, whole genome shotgun sequence contains the following coding sequences:
- the LOC120293697 gene encoding increased DNA methylation 2-like yields MSGNGSSPAPQRVTAVSGDGVEATTARLGSSPVQQREEVVARFKTLTRLQDFFLEKDAANLPLYVTNEAFYQVIAREACSEGRSQFFMHPRGSHGRKCNINVAFSPLITTYMQCPGANATCSAGIGVAWNADVELAGSITGCLTLAKSEDSYLFNLSLPGMLQPLAVILTCDFDMDGEVMIEGEIATGGNTVESRLESLGPPGHFSLRFQLPSRVYSGRSNCNFGSNGIFEEIVKKYI; encoded by the exons ATGTCGGGGAACGGTAGCAGCCCGGCACCGCAAAGGGTCACGGCTGTTTCTGGGGACGGCGTCGAGGCTACGACGGCACGGCTCGGCAGCAGTCCGGTGCAGCAACG GGAAGAGGTTGTTGCGAGGTTTAAGACTTTGACCAGGCTGCAAGACTTCTTTCTGGAGAAAGATGCTGCCAACCTACCCTTGTATGTCACCAACGAGGCGTTCTATCAAGTGATAGCACGAGAGGCATGTTCAGAGGGACGATCTCAATTTTTCATGCATCCTCGTGGTTCTCACGGAAGAAAATGCAACATCAACGTCGCGTTTTCTCCACTTATTACGACATATATGCAATGTCCTGGCGCTAATGCCACCTGCAGTGCTGGAATCGGAGTGGCTTGGAATGCGGATGTGGAGCTTGCAGGATCCATCACAGGATGTTTGACCCTTGCAAAGTCTGAAGACAGTTACCTGTTTAACTTATCACTTCCAGGG ATGCTACAACCTTTAGCTGTGattttgacatgtgattttgaCATGGATGGCGAGGTCATGATTGAAGGAGAGATTGCAACCGGTGGGAACACGGTTGAGAGCAGACTAGAAAGCCTTGGTCCACCTGGACACTTCTCTCTCCGTTTTCAGCTACCCAGTCGTGTCTATTCCGGACGGTCCAACTGCAACTTTGGCTCAAATGGGATCTTCGAAGAAATTGTGAAGAAGTATATCTGA